One Microbacterium sp. zg-B96 genomic region harbors:
- a CDS encoding LLM class flavin-dependent oxidoreductase — translation MDYGHDLLFGTFLTPAAANPQQVVQLAQLSEQLGYDLATFQDHPYQPRFLDTWTLMSYVAASTTTIQIAPNVTSLPMRPAPVLARAAASLDLLSGGRLNLGLGAGAFWDAIEAMGVPRLTAGESVEALEEAIDLIRELWAAGERGAVHGGEHYPVHGAKRGPAPAHDVPIWLGAYKPRMLRLTGRKADGWLPSLGYMKPGDIAAGNARIDDAASGVGRHPGEVRRLLNISGGESADQLVELALQDGMSAFIVSSDDPALLQRFAAETIPAVREAVAAERARVGVAAPGRSAAAISRRREGIAYDDVPESLRENAVEPGDFGYRTVRSTYLRGGSPGIVLRPRNVAEVADAVAFARRHRHLPFGIRSGGHGVSGRSTNDGGIVVDLGALSQIEVLDPETRRVRIGPGVRWMQVARALEPHGWAISSGDYGGVGVGGLATAGGIGFLAREHGLTIDRMVAADVLLADGTVVRTSATENPDLFWAVRGAGANVGIVVAFEFEASPVGDLGWVQLAFDASDLAGFVRGFGATMQAAPRDVTLFAILTPGRDGQPPIAQVYGVVDNPDPDTIIQRLQPFAQLGPLVGQSVQLSTYATVMANAADAVHDGQGEPRFRSGLLRDLDAAADAIAALVASGASPWFQIRSVGGAVADVPADATAYAHRDAAFSVTAIGRGTTFDHLWDAVAAHFDGLYLSFESRTDPALIEQAFPPTTLARLREVKRRYDPEVLFRDNFSVA, via the coding sequence GTGGACTACGGACATGACCTGCTCTTCGGCACCTTTCTGACCCCGGCGGCGGCCAACCCGCAGCAGGTCGTGCAGCTGGCTCAGCTGAGCGAGCAGCTGGGTTACGACCTGGCGACCTTCCAGGACCACCCCTACCAGCCGCGGTTCCTCGACACCTGGACGCTGATGTCGTACGTCGCCGCGTCCACCACGACGATCCAGATCGCCCCCAACGTCACGAGCCTGCCGATGCGACCGGCGCCGGTGCTCGCGCGCGCCGCGGCATCCCTCGACCTGCTCTCGGGCGGGCGCCTGAACCTCGGCCTCGGTGCGGGGGCGTTCTGGGACGCGATCGAGGCGATGGGGGTCCCCCGGCTCACCGCCGGTGAATCGGTCGAAGCGCTGGAGGAGGCGATCGACCTCATCCGGGAGCTGTGGGCCGCCGGCGAGCGCGGAGCAGTGCACGGCGGCGAGCACTATCCGGTGCACGGCGCGAAGCGGGGGCCCGCCCCCGCGCACGACGTGCCCATCTGGCTCGGCGCCTACAAGCCGCGGATGCTGCGCCTGACGGGACGTAAGGCCGACGGCTGGCTCCCTTCGCTGGGGTATATGAAGCCGGGCGACATCGCCGCCGGCAACGCCCGCATCGACGACGCGGCATCCGGCGTCGGCCGCCACCCGGGCGAAGTGCGCCGGCTGCTCAACATCTCCGGCGGCGAGAGCGCCGACCAGCTCGTCGAGCTCGCCCTGCAGGACGGCATGTCGGCGTTCATCGTGAGCAGCGACGACCCCGCCCTGCTGCAGCGTTTCGCCGCCGAGACGATCCCCGCCGTGCGCGAGGCCGTCGCCGCCGAACGCGCGCGCGTCGGCGTGGCCGCGCCCGGGCGCAGCGCCGCGGCCATCTCCCGCCGGCGCGAGGGCATCGCCTACGACGACGTGCCCGAGTCGCTCCGCGAGAACGCCGTCGAGCCCGGCGACTTCGGCTACCGTACGGTGCGCTCCACGTACCTGCGCGGCGGGTCCCCGGGCATCGTGCTGCGACCGCGGAATGTCGCGGAAGTGGCGGATGCCGTCGCGTTCGCCCGCCGGCATCGGCACCTCCCCTTCGGCATCCGCAGCGGCGGGCACGGCGTCAGCGGCCGCAGCACCAACGACGGCGGCATCGTCGTGGACCTCGGGGCGCTGTCGCAGATCGAGGTGCTCGACCCCGAGACCCGCCGGGTGCGGATCGGCCCGGGTGTGCGGTGGATGCAGGTCGCCCGCGCGCTCGAACCGCACGGGTGGGCCATCTCCAGCGGCGACTACGGCGGCGTCGGCGTCGGCGGACTCGCCACGGCCGGCGGCATCGGCTTCCTCGCCCGCGAGCACGGGCTGACGATCGACCGGATGGTCGCCGCAGACGTGCTGCTGGCCGACGGCACGGTGGTCCGCACCAGCGCTACCGAGAACCCCGACCTGTTCTGGGCGGTGCGCGGCGCGGGGGCCAACGTCGGCATCGTGGTGGCGTTCGAATTCGAGGCGTCGCCCGTCGGCGACCTCGGCTGGGTGCAGCTCGCCTTCGATGCGAGCGACCTGGCGGGCTTCGTCCGCGGCTTCGGCGCCACGATGCAGGCGGCGCCTCGCGACGTGACGCTGTTCGCGATCCTCACACCGGGACGTGACGGCCAACCGCCGATCGCGCAGGTGTACGGCGTGGTCGACAACCCCGACCCCGACACGATCATCCAGCGGCTGCAGCCGTTCGCGCAGCTGGGGCCCCTGGTGGGGCAGTCGGTGCAGCTGTCGACGTACGCCACGGTGATGGCCAACGCCGCAGATGCCGTGCACGACGGGCAGGGCGAACCCCGCTTCCGCTCCGGATTGCTGCGCGACCTCGACGCCGCCGCCGACGCGATCGCTGCGCTGGTGGCCTCCGGTGCGAGCCCGTGGTTCCAGATCCGCTCGGTGGGCGGGGCGGTGGCCGACGTGCCGGCGGATGCCACGGCGTACGCGCACCGCGATGCCGCGTTCTCGGTCACCGCGATCGGACGCGGCACGACGTTCGATCACCTGTGGGATGCCGTGGCCGCCCACTTCGACGGGCTGTACCTCAGCTTCGAGTCGCGCACCGACCCGGCCCTCATCGAGCAGGCGTTCCCGCCCACCACCCTCGCGCGGTTGCGCGAGGTGAAGCGCCGCTATGACCCCGAGGTGCTGTTCCGCGACAACTTCAGCGTCGCCTGA
- a CDS encoding ABC transporter ATP-binding protein, which yields MSQDVLTVAGLEVAYEVGRARAHAVRGVDFTIAPGEVLALVGESGSGKTTTAQAATGLLASNGSITGGRVLLGDLDVTGWTDRQFRSVRGTRIGWIPQDPHSSLNPVARIGDSVAEVLRVHRWQDNDARKRRVLELLDRVGIPEPDVRARQYPHELSGGMKQRVLIAAAIALQPALLIADEATSALDVTVQKTILDLIDDLRREHGTAVLMVTHDLAVAADRSHRIVVLQDGRVQEAGDTTRVLEDPQSAYTRQLIADAPSFDIAVRAPQSVPAAGTDAAASAEPAIVVSALTQEFPRGRKRAPLRAVDDVSFQVAPGTTHAIVGESGSGKTTIARIVMGFQRPTAGSVVAGGHDVARRDRASAAAFRRDVQMVYQNPFASLDPRQQVAAIIAEPLVNYRLGTADERRTRVADIVDRVALASTVLQRHPRELSGGQRQRVAIARALVLNPRVVVLDEAVSALDVTVQAQILRLLEDLQRDLGVTYLFISHDLAVVRRISDTVSVLRQGRVVESGTTERIFTDPQHDDTARLLAAIPGGARRSAPQTAAVPTEGVPA from the coding sequence ATGTCGCAGGACGTACTGACCGTCGCCGGCCTCGAGGTCGCCTACGAAGTGGGCCGTGCCCGGGCCCACGCCGTCCGCGGCGTTGACTTCACGATCGCCCCCGGCGAAGTGCTGGCGCTGGTGGGCGAGTCGGGGTCGGGCAAGACCACCACGGCGCAGGCCGCGACCGGCCTGCTGGCTTCCAACGGCAGCATCACCGGCGGCCGGGTGCTGCTGGGCGACCTCGATGTCACCGGCTGGACCGACCGGCAGTTCCGCTCGGTGCGGGGCACCCGCATCGGGTGGATCCCGCAGGACCCGCATTCCTCCCTCAACCCGGTGGCCCGCATCGGCGACTCCGTCGCAGAGGTGCTGCGCGTGCACCGCTGGCAGGACAATGACGCACGCAAGCGCCGGGTGCTGGAACTGCTCGACCGCGTCGGCATCCCCGAGCCCGACGTACGCGCCCGCCAGTACCCGCATGAGCTGTCCGGCGGCATGAAGCAGCGCGTGCTCATCGCAGCGGCGATCGCGCTGCAGCCGGCCCTGCTCATCGCGGACGAGGCGACCAGCGCGCTGGACGTGACGGTGCAGAAGACGATCCTCGACCTCATCGACGACCTGCGCCGCGAACACGGCACCGCCGTGCTCATGGTCACCCACGACCTGGCCGTCGCCGCCGACCGCTCCCACCGCATCGTGGTGCTGCAGGACGGCCGGGTGCAGGAGGCGGGGGACACCACGCGGGTGCTGGAGGACCCGCAGAGCGCCTACACGCGCCAGCTGATCGCCGACGCGCCCTCGTTCGACATCGCGGTGCGCGCGCCGCAGTCGGTGCCGGCAGCGGGGACGGATGCAGCGGCATCCGCGGAGCCCGCCATCGTCGTGTCCGCCCTCACCCAGGAGTTCCCGCGCGGCCGCAAGCGCGCACCCCTCCGCGCCGTCGACGACGTGTCGTTCCAGGTCGCGCCGGGCACGACCCACGCGATCGTCGGCGAGTCCGGGTCCGGCAAGACCACCATCGCCCGCATCGTGATGGGGTTCCAGCGGCCCACCGCCGGCTCCGTCGTCGCCGGCGGGCACGACGTGGCGCGGCGGGACCGGGCCAGCGCCGCGGCGTTCCGGCGCGACGTGCAGATGGTCTACCAGAACCCGTTCGCCTCGCTCGACCCGCGGCAGCAGGTCGCGGCGATCATCGCCGAACCGCTCGTGAACTACCGGCTGGGTACGGCCGACGAGCGCCGCACGAGGGTCGCCGACATCGTCGACCGGGTGGCGCTGGCATCCACCGTGCTGCAGCGGCATCCCCGCGAACTCTCCGGCGGCCAGCGGCAGCGCGTGGCGATCGCCCGCGCACTCGTGCTGAACCCCCGCGTCGTCGTGCTCGACGAGGCCGTGTCGGCGCTGGATGTCACGGTGCAGGCGCAGATCCTGCGGCTGCTGGAAGACCTGCAGCGGGACCTGGGCGTGACCTACCTGTTCATCTCGCACGACCTGGCCGTCGTCCGCCGCATCAGCGACACCGTCTCGGTGCTGCGGCAGGGACGGGTCGTGGAATCGGGCACCACCGAGCGGATCTTCACCGACCCGCAACACGACGACACCGCACGACTGCTCGCCGCCATCCCCGGCGGCGCGCGGCGATCCGCGCCGCAAACGGCAGCCGTGCCCACCGAAGGAGTACCGGCATGA
- a CDS encoding CMD domain protein has translation MSTAPPPDVVDAIVGIEPGSTLDALRRRRPVTRTETQTSFDALFAPRSADEVTLAERALVAAFVTRVTGDDDTAAFYRDRAAAIDPDRAGIVAAEASAAAASGPFGRYAEPGLQHENTEGLRYRADDAVRAELGERLATALEHAHLLVLRPREADAAALAALTEAGWSVDGIVTLSQLVAFLSLQQRVVAGLQTIAEEAAA, from the coding sequence ATGAGCACCGCCCCCCCACCGGACGTCGTCGACGCGATCGTCGGCATCGAACCCGGGTCCACCCTCGACGCGCTGCGCCGGCGCCGGCCGGTCACGCGCACCGAGACCCAGACGAGCTTCGACGCCCTGTTCGCGCCGCGCAGCGCCGACGAGGTGACCCTCGCCGAGCGGGCCCTGGTGGCGGCGTTCGTCACGCGTGTCACCGGCGACGACGACACCGCCGCGTTCTACCGCGACCGGGCCGCGGCGATCGACCCCGACCGTGCCGGGATCGTGGCCGCCGAGGCATCCGCCGCCGCAGCATCCGGACCCTTCGGCCGCTACGCCGAGCCGGGCCTACAGCACGAGAACACCGAGGGGCTGCGCTATCGGGCGGACGACGCCGTCCGCGCCGAGCTCGGCGAGCGCCTTGCCACTGCGCTCGAACACGCGCACCTGCTGGTGCTGCGCCCCCGCGAGGCGGATGCCGCCGCACTCGCTGCCCTGACCGAGGCGGGGTGGTCCGTGGACGGCATCGTGACGCTGTCTCAGCTGGTGGCGTTCCTGTCGCTCCAGCAGCGGGTCGTCGCTGGCCTGCAGACCATCGCCGAGGAGGCCGCAGCATGA
- a CDS encoding ABC transporter permease produces MSAQTLVGIGTEIVDEQAAARLDPPTAAAPRRAGWRARVRRVRPTEIGSWLVLIVVVAWAIVPWLFTPLDPFAGDAAAALQAPSALHPFGTDATGRDMYARVVHGAVQSLSGALVAVTVGLVAGTFLGVVAGTVGGIVDDVIMRIVDVLLAIPGLLLALSLIIILGFGTVQAAIAVGIGAIASFARLTRSEVLWVRGTDYVEAAYASGGRFWAVLRRHILPNSLTPVLALAALNFGAAILAISALGFLGYGAPPPIPEWGLMIAEGRNYIATAWWLTTLPGVVVVIVVLSANRLSAVAAEKGRR; encoded by the coding sequence ATGAGCGCGCAGACCCTCGTGGGGATCGGCACCGAGATCGTCGATGAGCAGGCCGCCGCCCGCCTCGACCCGCCCACCGCCGCCGCACCCCGCCGCGCCGGGTGGCGCGCGCGGGTGCGGCGCGTGCGCCCGACCGAGATCGGGTCGTGGCTCGTGCTGATCGTCGTCGTCGCCTGGGCGATCGTGCCCTGGCTGTTCACGCCGCTGGACCCGTTCGCAGGGGATGCCGCCGCCGCGCTGCAGGCGCCCAGCGCGCTGCATCCGTTCGGCACGGATGCCACCGGGCGCGACATGTACGCCCGCGTCGTCCACGGCGCGGTGCAGTCGCTCTCCGGCGCCCTCGTCGCCGTCACGGTGGGACTGGTGGCAGGCACGTTCCTCGGGGTCGTCGCGGGCACCGTCGGCGGGATCGTCGACGACGTCATCATGCGGATCGTCGACGTGCTGCTGGCCATCCCGGGGCTGCTGCTGGCGCTGAGCCTCATCATCATCCTGGGCTTCGGCACGGTGCAGGCCGCGATCGCCGTGGGCATCGGGGCGATCGCGAGCTTCGCCCGCCTCACCCGCTCCGAGGTGCTGTGGGTGCGGGGCACGGACTACGTCGAGGCCGCCTATGCCAGCGGCGGCCGGTTCTGGGCGGTGCTGCGCCGCCACATCCTGCCCAATTCGCTCACCCCGGTGCTCGCGCTCGCCGCCCTCAACTTCGGCGCTGCGATCCTGGCGATCTCGGCGCTCGGGTTCCTCGGCTACGGCGCCCCGCCGCCCATCCCGGAGTGGGGGCTGATGATCGCGGAGGGCCGCAACTACATCGCCACCGCGTGGTGGCTCACGACCCTCCCGGGCGTTGTGGTGGTCATCGTCGTGCTCAGCGCCAACCGGCTGAGCGCCGTCGCCGCCGAGAAGGGACGTCGCTGA
- a CDS encoding ABC transporter permease produces MRYLVRRAGQAVVVLLVAFTGAFLLLQALPGDALMIKYENPELGLSPQQIADVRERFGVDTPLYAQYVHTLLGFVAGDFGYSLQTGTPVRQLLGEAVPHTLILGGIALVVAVLIAAGIAFLSSVPRFGWIRDALRSLPPLMVSIPTFWFGIMLVQVVSFQLGWVSVIAPGPIEGLILPVITLAVPLSAPLAQILVRSIDDVAAQPFVTVVRARGASPSWILRRNVAKNAILPTLTMAGLLLGDLIGGAVLTETVFARPGIGRITEQSVTNQDTPVLLAIVVLAAAAFVVVNLIVDLLYPLLDPRLASRVKEGATA; encoded by the coding sequence ATGAGGTACCTCGTCCGCAGGGCCGGGCAGGCGGTCGTCGTCTTGCTGGTCGCGTTCACCGGGGCGTTCCTGCTGCTGCAGGCGCTCCCCGGTGACGCGCTCATGATCAAGTACGAAAACCCCGAGTTGGGGCTCTCTCCGCAGCAGATCGCCGACGTGCGGGAGCGCTTCGGCGTGGATACCCCGCTGTACGCGCAGTACGTGCACACCCTGCTCGGCTTTGTCGCCGGCGACTTCGGCTACTCGCTGCAGACCGGCACCCCGGTGCGGCAACTGCTGGGCGAGGCGGTCCCGCACACGCTGATCCTCGGCGGCATCGCCCTGGTCGTGGCCGTGCTGATCGCGGCGGGCATCGCGTTCCTGTCCAGCGTGCCGCGGTTCGGCTGGATCCGCGACGCGCTGCGGTCGCTGCCGCCGCTCATGGTCTCCATCCCCACGTTCTGGTTCGGCATCATGCTCGTGCAGGTCGTGAGCTTCCAGCTGGGCTGGGTGTCGGTCATTGCGCCGGGCCCCATCGAAGGACTGATCCTCCCCGTCATCACCCTGGCGGTGCCGCTGTCCGCCCCGCTGGCGCAGATCCTGGTGCGCAGCATCGACGACGTCGCCGCGCAGCCGTTCGTGACCGTCGTGCGGGCGCGCGGCGCGTCGCCGTCGTGGATCCTCCGGCGCAACGTCGCCAAGAACGCGATCCTGCCCACGCTCACGATGGCGGGGCTGCTGCTGGGCGACCTGATCGGCGGCGCGGTGCTCACCGAGACCGTCTTCGCCCGGCCCGGCATCGGCCGCATCACCGAGCAGTCGGTCACAAACCAGGACACCCCGGTGCTGCTGGCGATCGTCGTGCTCGCGGCGGCCGCGTTCGTCGTCGTGAACCTCATCGTCGACCTGCTGTACCCGCTGCTGGATCCGCGGCTGGCCAGCCGCGTGAAGGAAGGAGCCACCGCATGA
- a CDS encoding ribonuclease H: MTSPESPYIVATDGACKGNPGPTGWAWVAADGNWAAGAIPQGTNNIGELMGLLKAITDHPDEPNLHIQADSKYAIDTYESWMDGHRRRGWKTSTGAATKNRELLEQLIVARDARRAAGLPDVVLEHVRGHRGHVLNEWADERAVRAAEHAAKGVASAWSSLGGHDKLDVTDAPKKKR, from the coding sequence GTGACTTCCCCGGAATCCCCCTACATCGTGGCCACCGACGGCGCCTGCAAAGGCAACCCCGGGCCGACCGGCTGGGCATGGGTCGCCGCCGACGGAAACTGGGCGGCAGGGGCCATCCCGCAGGGTACGAACAACATCGGCGAGCTGATGGGGCTGCTCAAGGCCATCACCGACCACCCCGACGAGCCGAACCTGCACATCCAGGCCGACTCGAAGTACGCCATCGACACCTACGAGTCGTGGATGGACGGCCACCGCCGCCGCGGCTGGAAGACCTCCACCGGCGCCGCCACCAAGAACCGCGAGCTGCTCGAGCAGCTCATCGTCGCCCGCGACGCGCGCCGGGCTGCGGGCCTGCCCGACGTGGTGCTCGAACACGTCCGGGGCCACCGCGGCCACGTGCTCAACGAGTGGGCGGACGAGCGAGCCGTGCGCGCGGCCGAGCACGCCGCGAAGGGCGTGGCCAGCGCTTGGTCCTCGCTCGGCGGGCACGACAAGCTTGACGTCACCGACGCTCCCAAGAAGAAGCGCTGA
- a CDS encoding 2-dehydropantoate 2-reductase N-terminal domain-containing protein, whose amino-acid sequence MSRYIVVGAGAVGGLLAAQWTLAQVPVVLVAREPAHTAIVRDGLRVRRPHGEEVVPLEVTGSITDARPTGADTIVLAVKAQDAERTVAAIAWVPLSDGRGVVADLPILTVQNGLAAERIALRRFDTVIGVSVGVPASHLEPGVIVSAAHPIVGAAWLGGYPRSLPAEEERHRLALAAAGFAASVEPDVAAAKRRKLIANLRTVIDVFDATREEAEDAEAALADEARAVFSAAGLAVAPPPRDGARLQVGDVPGHEPGRGSTWQSFARGASSEVDYLSGEVALAARSAGVAAPLNAAVARALGVLAQRRGGPGELPLPVEFGFELVGGAAERSRR is encoded by the coding sequence GTGAGTCGCTACATCGTCGTGGGTGCGGGGGCAGTCGGGGGGCTGCTGGCCGCGCAGTGGACGCTCGCCCAGGTTCCCGTCGTGCTCGTCGCGCGGGAGCCGGCACACACCGCGATCGTCCGCGACGGGCTGCGCGTGCGCCGGCCGCACGGTGAAGAGGTCGTGCCGCTGGAGGTGACCGGCTCGATCACCGACGCGCGCCCGACCGGGGCCGACACGATCGTGCTGGCGGTGAAGGCGCAGGATGCCGAGCGCACCGTCGCCGCGATCGCCTGGGTGCCGCTGTCCGACGGCCGCGGGGTGGTCGCGGACCTGCCGATCCTCACGGTGCAGAACGGCCTCGCCGCCGAGCGCATCGCGCTGCGCCGGTTCGACACCGTCATCGGGGTGTCCGTCGGCGTCCCCGCCAGTCACCTGGAACCGGGCGTGATCGTGTCGGCCGCGCACCCCATCGTGGGCGCGGCGTGGCTGGGCGGGTATCCGCGGTCGCTGCCGGCCGAGGAGGAACGGCACCGCCTCGCCCTGGCGGCCGCAGGATTCGCGGCATCCGTCGAGCCCGACGTCGCTGCGGCCAAGCGCCGCAAGCTCATCGCGAACCTGCGCACCGTGATCGACGTGTTCGACGCGACGCGGGAAGAGGCCGAGGATGCCGAGGCGGCGCTGGCCGACGAGGCGCGCGCCGTATTCTCCGCGGCAGGGCTGGCGGTCGCGCCGCCGCCGCGGGACGGCGCACGGCTGCAGGTGGGCGACGTTCCCGGCCACGAGCCCGGCCGCGGGTCGACGTGGCAGAGTTTCGCGCGCGGTGCCTCGAGCGAGGTCGACTACCTCAGCGGCGAAGTGGCGCTCGCGGCCCGGTCGGCCGGAGTCGCGGCGCCGTTGAACGCCGCGGTCGCCCGGGCGCTGGGTGTGTTGGCGCAGCGCCGGGGCGGCCCGGGGGAGCTGCCGCTGCCGGTGGAATTCGGGTTCGAACTCGTCGGTGGGGCAGCCGAGCGGTCGCGCCGATGA
- a CDS encoding alkylhydroperoxidase domain protein, translated as MSTTTPTTTVPERFTQDQVGWTPHLEPKAVDDLDERDYDGLVDRGRASSDYFRLLVRDPEILGARTRVDKDIFYNTDGGLPRAERELAATAASRLNGCVFCASVHSRFAAHHSKRHDDVQRLLDTGVTADLDERWNAIVAAAVALTRTPSQFSPDHVRRLRAAGLDDLAIADVVHGAAFFNWANRLMLSLGDPVAPA; from the coding sequence ATGAGCACCACGACACCGACCACGACCGTGCCGGAGCGTTTCACGCAGGACCAGGTCGGCTGGACGCCGCACCTGGAGCCGAAGGCGGTCGACGACCTCGACGAGCGGGACTACGACGGGCTCGTGGACCGCGGCCGGGCGTCGAGCGACTACTTCCGGCTGCTGGTGCGCGACCCGGAGATCCTGGGCGCGCGCACCCGCGTGGACAAGGACATCTTCTACAACACCGACGGCGGCCTGCCGCGGGCCGAGCGCGAGCTCGCCGCGACCGCCGCGTCGCGGCTGAACGGGTGCGTGTTCTGCGCGTCGGTGCACTCCCGGTTCGCCGCGCACCACTCCAAGCGTCATGACGACGTGCAGCGGCTGCTGGACACCGGCGTCACTGCGGACCTGGACGAGCGGTGGAACGCCATCGTCGCGGCGGCCGTCGCGCTCACCCGCACCCCGTCGCAGTTCTCACCCGATCACGTGCGGCGGCTGCGCGCGGCGGGGCTGGACGACCTCGCGATCGCCGACGTCGTCCACGGGGCGGCGTTCTTCAACTGGGCCAACCGGCTCATGCTGTCGCTCGGCGACCCGGTCGCGCCGGCCTGA
- a CDS encoding sulfurtransferase, with product MSLLITPDALADLIAGSAPVRILDVRWRLDRPDGRPEYLAGHIPGAVYVDLGRELAAHGEPTDGRHPLPSATQLGQAARRWGINDGDTVVIYDDFTSFAASRAWWVLADAGLPDVRILDGALAGWVASGRPLEEGTVVPEPGAVTLGRGFLPRLSIDDAARLPDSGVLLDVRAAERYRGDSEPLDPRAGHVPGAVNAPTTGNVDADGRFLEPEALRERFEQFGVSDDRPVGVYCGSGITAAHTALALTLAGFAPQLYPGSWSQWSNHPDRPVALGSEPGGRP from the coding sequence ATGTCCCTCCTCATCACCCCCGACGCCCTCGCCGACCTGATCGCAGGTTCCGCCCCGGTGCGCATCCTCGACGTGCGCTGGCGGCTGGACCGCCCCGATGGGCGCCCGGAGTATCTCGCGGGTCACATCCCCGGCGCCGTGTACGTCGACCTCGGCCGCGAGCTGGCCGCCCACGGCGAACCGACCGACGGGCGCCACCCGCTGCCGTCGGCGACGCAGCTCGGCCAGGCTGCGCGGCGCTGGGGCATCAACGACGGTGACACCGTGGTCATCTACGACGACTTCACTTCCTTCGCCGCGTCGCGGGCGTGGTGGGTGCTCGCCGACGCGGGCCTCCCCGACGTGCGCATCCTCGATGGCGCTCTCGCCGGCTGGGTCGCCTCCGGCCGCCCGCTGGAAGAGGGCACCGTCGTGCCGGAGCCCGGCGCCGTGACCCTCGGCAGGGGGTTCCTGCCCCGTCTTTCCATCGATGACGCCGCTCGGCTGCCCGACAGCGGGGTACTGCTGGACGTGCGTGCCGCGGAGCGCTACCGCGGGGACTCGGAACCGCTCGACCCGCGGGCAGGTCACGTGCCGGGTGCGGTCAACGCGCCCACGACCGGCAACGTCGACGCCGACGGACGCTTCCTCGAGCCCGAGGCACTGCGGGAGCGCTTCGAACAGTTCGGCGTCAGCGACGACCGGCCGGTGGGGGTGTACTGCGGCTCCGGCATCACCGCCGCGCACACCGCGCTCGCGCTGACGCTCGCCGGATTCGCGCCGCAGCTGTACCCGGGCTCCTGGAGTCAGTGGTCCAACCATCCCGACCGCCCCGTGGCGCTCGGGTCCGAGCCGGGCGGGCGTCCGTGA
- a CDS encoding putative FMN-dependent luciferase-like monooxygenase translates to MTKRLALFTRLLDDAAPAERFRLATQQIQHAERFGIGRAWVAQHHFRAAEGGLPSPFVFLAHVAAHTESIRLGTGVVTLTLEDPVRVAEDAVVVDLLSGGRIDLGLGSGGSPATFVPFGIEPHEKTLQYERKLAVLQAALSGGDIGGGATLYPAAGSLAQRVWQATFSAGGGTRAGVSGDGLLLSRTQPRPADAPDATLAEIQDPIIDAYLQALPAGATPRVTASRTVFVADDRDEARRYAEAGLRRAAEGLRRTGQVIPDGDLDELIRATDTHIGTPDEVAASLAADPVLARADEIAFQVHSVDAPHELVLRSIELFATVVAPALGWQAAASTPALEWSHA, encoded by the coding sequence ATGACCAAGCGCCTGGCACTGTTCACCCGCCTGCTGGACGACGCCGCGCCGGCGGAGCGGTTCCGTCTCGCCACGCAGCAGATCCAGCACGCCGAGCGGTTCGGGATCGGCCGCGCCTGGGTCGCGCAGCACCACTTCCGCGCCGCCGAGGGCGGGCTGCCGTCACCCTTCGTGTTCCTCGCGCATGTCGCCGCGCACACCGAGTCCATCCGGCTCGGCACCGGCGTGGTGACCCTCACCCTCGAGGACCCGGTGCGCGTCGCCGAGGATGCCGTCGTGGTCGACCTGCTCTCCGGTGGGCGCATCGACCTGGGGCTGGGCAGCGGCGGATCTCCCGCGACCTTCGTGCCGTTCGGCATCGAGCCGCACGAGAAGACGCTGCAGTACGAGCGCAAGCTGGCGGTGCTGCAGGCGGCGCTGTCCGGTGGCGACATCGGTGGCGGCGCGACCCTGTATCCGGCCGCCGGGTCGCTGGCCCAGCGCGTCTGGCAGGCCACGTTCTCGGCCGGCGGCGGCACCCGGGCGGGCGTGAGCGGCGACGGGCTGCTGCTCTCGCGCACCCAGCCGCGCCCGGCCGATGCGCCCGACGCGACCCTCGCCGAGATCCAGGACCCGATCATCGACGCGTACCTTCAGGCGCTTCCCGCCGGCGCGACGCCGCGCGTCACCGCCTCGCGCACCGTGTTCGTCGCCGACGACCGCGACGAGGCCCGCCGGTACGCCGAGGCGGGCCTGCGCCGGGCCGCCGAGGGGCTGCGCCGCACGGGCCAGGTGATCCCCGATGGCGACCTGGACGAGCTCATCCGCGCCACCGACACCCACATCGGCACACCCGACGAGGTTGCCGCCTCGCTCGCCGCCGATCCCGTGCTCGCCCGCGCCGACGAGATCGCCTTCCAGGTGCACTCCGTCGACGCGCCGCACGAACTGGTGCTGCGCTCGATCGAACTGTTCGCCACCGTCGTCGCGCCGGCCCTGGGCTGGCAGGCCGCGGCATCCACCCCCGCCCTCGAATGGAGCCACGCATGA